A single region of the Oncorhynchus keta strain PuntledgeMale-10-30-2019 chromosome 37, Oket_V2, whole genome shotgun sequence genome encodes:
- the LOC118375687 gene encoding obg-like ATPase 1 — protein sequence MPPKKGEGPKQPPLIGRFGTSLKIGIVGLPNVGKSTFFNVLTKSQAAAENFPFCTIDPNESRVPIPDERYDYLCTFHKPLSKVPAFLNVVDIAGLVKGAHAGQGLGNAFLSHISACDGIFHMTRAFEDEDIIHVEGNVDPVRDIEIIHEELRLKDEESLGPIIDKLEKTAVRGGDKKLKPEYDIMLKVKNWISEEKKHVRFYNDWNEKEIDVLNKYLFLTSKPMIYLVNLSEKDYIRKKNKWLIKIKEWVDAHDPGAMVIPVSGGLEAKLQDMTDEEKDKYCEEAKTQSVLTKIIKTGYAALQLEYFFTAGPDEVRAWTVRKGSKAPQAAGKIHTDFEKGFIMAEVMKFQDFKEEGTENAVKAAGKYRQLGRNYIVEDGDIIFFKFNTPNAPKAAKK from the exons GAAGTCAACATTCTTCAATGTGCTGACCAAGAGCCAGGCCGCAGCAGAGAATTTCCCCTTCTGCACCATCGACCCCAACGAGAGCAGAGTACCCATCCCTGACGAACGCTATGACTACCTCTGCACATTCCACAAGCCCCTCag TAAAGTCCCAGCGTTTCTGAATGTGGTGGACATAGCTGGGCTGGTGAAAGGTGCTCACGCTGGACAAGGACTGGGCAACGCCTTCCTGTCTCACATTAGTGCCTGCGACGGCATCTTCCACATGACAC gtgcgtTTGAGGATGAGGACATCATCCATGTGGAGGGTAATGTGGACCCAGTGAGGGACATTGAGATAATCCATGAGGAGCTACGGCTGAAGGATGAGGAGTCTCTTGGACCAATCATAGATAAGTTGGAGAAGACCGCTGTCAGAGGAGGAGACAAGAAACTCAAACCTGAATAC GACATCATGTTGAAGGTAAAGAACTGGATTTCAGAGGAGAAGAAACATGTCCGCTTCTACAATGACTGGAACGAGAAGGAG ATAGATGTGCTGAACAAATACCTGTTCCTCACGTCCAAGCCCATGATCTACCTGGTCAACCTCTCAGAGAAGGACTACATCAGGAAAAAGAACAAGTG GCTGATTAAGATTAAGGAGTGGGTCGATGCCCATGACCCAGGGGCTATGGTCATACCAGTGAGTGGAGGTCTTGAGGCCAAACTACAGGACATGACCGACGAGGAGAAGGACAAATACTGTGAGGAGGCGAAGACTCAGAG tGTACTGACTAAGATCATTAAGACGGGCTATGCAGCTCTGCAGTTGGAATATTTCTTCACAGCGGGACCAGACGAGGTTAGAGCGTGGACTGTCAGG AAAGGCAGCAAGGCGCCCCAGGCGGCAGGGAAGATCCACACTGACTTTGAAAAAGGTTTCATCATGGCAGAGGTCATGAAGTTCCAGGACTTCAAAGAAGAGGGCACTGAGAATGCTGTCAAG GCTGCTGGGAAGTACAGGCAGCTGGGCAGGAACTACATCGTGGAGGACGGAGACATTATATTTTTCAAATTCAACACACCCAATGCACCCAAGGCTGCGAAGAAGTGA